One region of Sulfuriroseicoccus oceanibius genomic DNA includes:
- the alr gene encoding alanine racemase encodes MPDHPLSMNRAWVETDPSAVVENARAVRGLSSAVAGRPMQLMAVVKADAYGHGLGAVAAALDPEVDLFGVACVSEATRIREVGATSDVLMLGPVPVGDIPEVVANGWIPVISCVSEARDYQEQMECQRPGEEMGVHVAVDTGMGREGAVLDVAGELIRFVREECAGLRLDGLMTHYPSADDDDDFTRDQTARFDAFLDALADEHGLPPMVHLANSAGLLTCASRHATTVRAGLLLYGVAPVDADVTLRPALHVKARVTLVRDLAPGSGVSYGRRFVTEREPVTTVATIAIGYGDGYFRHLSESGAEVLVNGRRCPLLGRVTMDQIMVDVSELPERPQRGDVAIVLGGGAGGDEITASELAERAGTISWEILCRFGSPRLGRIVV; translated from the coding sequence ATGCCTGACCACCCACTTTCGATGAACCGCGCCTGGGTCGAGACCGATCCGTCCGCCGTGGTGGAGAATGCCCGCGCCGTGCGGGGATTGTCATCAGCGGTGGCAGGACGGCCGATGCAGTTGATGGCGGTGGTGAAAGCGGATGCGTATGGGCACGGGCTCGGCGCGGTGGCGGCGGCGCTGGACCCTGAGGTGGATTTGTTTGGAGTGGCTTGTGTTTCCGAAGCCACGCGTATCCGCGAGGTGGGCGCGACGTCTGATGTGTTGATGCTCGGGCCGGTGCCGGTGGGCGATATTCCGGAGGTGGTTGCCAATGGTTGGATTCCCGTGATCTCGTGTGTCAGTGAGGCGCGGGATTATCAAGAGCAGATGGAATGCCAGCGCCCCGGTGAGGAAATGGGCGTGCATGTTGCGGTCGATACCGGAATGGGACGCGAAGGGGCGGTGCTTGACGTGGCGGGTGAATTGATCCGGTTCGTCCGCGAGGAATGTGCCGGGCTGCGGCTGGATGGACTGATGACGCATTACCCGTCCGCTGACGACGACGATGATTTTACCCGTGACCAGACCGCGCGCTTTGATGCGTTTTTGGATGCTCTGGCGGATGAGCATGGATTGCCTCCGATGGTGCATTTGGCCAATAGTGCGGGCTTGTTGACCTGTGCGAGCCGCCATGCGACTACAGTGCGTGCGGGTTTGTTGTTGTACGGGGTGGCTCCTGTGGATGCTGACGTGACTTTGCGCCCGGCTCTACATGTGAAAGCGCGGGTGACCTTGGTCCGTGATTTGGCGCCTGGGAGCGGGGTGAGTTATGGGCGGCGGTTTGTGACCGAGCGCGAGCCGGTGACGACGGTGGCTACGATTGCGATCGGATATGGCGACGGGTATTTCCGCCATTTGTCCGAGAGCGGGGCGGAGGTTTTGGTGAATGGTCGGCGTTGTCCGTTGTTGGGGCGGGTGACGATGGACCAGATCATGGTGGATGTGAGTGAGCTGCCCGAGCGGCCGCAGCGCGGGGATGTGGCTATTGTGCTGGGTGGCGGTGCGGGAGGTGACGAGATCACCGCCTCCGAGTTGGCAGAGCGGGCCGGGACGATTTCGTGGGAGATTCTGTGTCGCTTCGGGTCGCCTCGTCTGGGCCGGATTGTGGTGTAA
- a CDS encoding ATP-binding protein, whose translation MEYEKLGSFYLGREIDPETKSQTDDLVLYDSRDLVTHGVVLGMTGSGKTGLCISLLEEAAMDGIPAIVIDPKGDIANLMLTFPELSADEFKPWVNPDTARRKGVSVDQFAADQAELWKSGLAQWGQTGERIRKMRDQVETTIFTPGSTAGIPVSILGSLAAPDAALIDDREAFADLIESAVTGILTMAGVDADPVQSREHILLASILQHYWTQGENLDLPRFIQAIQSPPIQRIGALDLDQFFPEDKRFDLGIRINNLIASPGFSQWLNGFPLDIDRLLYSPEGKPRISIISIAHLSDSERMFVVSMVLNRMVEWMRRQSGTTSLRALVYMDEIFGFLPPTANPPSKKPLMTLLKQARAYGVGTLLATQNPVDLDYKALSNIGTWFLGRLQTERDQARVMSGLEGAASSQGGQFDRKEIEQMLASLNGREFLLHNVHAGSDRVFHTRWAMSYLAGPLSRPQIETLTDPIRDRFRFAHQAPQHSNAPGKTKSSAVKPRTNAKIDEYFLPPLVDGADDLSFHPYLLRQATVRFIDPSSSEPVERSFSELIPLVKSIAVTDEDHLEPFDANDRLTSVPTEGIPFEPLPTVASESPFFTSGARKWKDTLYRNERLDVPHCPALDLEATIGESPAQFQMRIAQKARELRDETKDDLRRKYSRKLETLEDRLRRAEQAVEREAEQAAEAKRSTLIEVGMSVLGALFGGRRITTSRLGTAGRKVSRSYQQHTDIARAEENLEDAQQDLEAMERELEDELAAIDDRLSPANLAIETQQVKPLKKNIDVTSYALVWRAE comes from the coding sequence ATGGAATACGAAAAGCTCGGCTCGTTCTACCTCGGACGCGAAATCGATCCGGAAACCAAATCCCAGACCGACGACCTCGTTCTCTACGATTCGCGCGACCTCGTAACCCACGGCGTGGTTCTGGGCATGACCGGATCGGGCAAAACCGGCCTCTGCATCAGCTTGCTGGAAGAGGCCGCGATGGACGGCATCCCCGCCATCGTCATCGACCCCAAAGGCGACATCGCCAACCTGATGCTCACCTTTCCTGAACTCAGCGCCGATGAGTTCAAACCATGGGTCAACCCAGACACCGCCCGCCGCAAGGGCGTCAGCGTGGACCAGTTCGCCGCCGACCAGGCCGAGCTGTGGAAGTCCGGCCTCGCCCAGTGGGGGCAGACCGGCGAGCGCATCCGCAAAATGCGTGACCAGGTGGAGACCACCATCTTCACCCCCGGTAGCACGGCGGGCATTCCGGTTTCCATCCTCGGCTCACTCGCCGCCCCGGACGCCGCGCTCATCGACGACCGAGAAGCTTTCGCTGATCTGATCGAATCCGCAGTCACCGGCATCCTGACCATGGCAGGAGTCGACGCCGACCCGGTGCAGAGCCGCGAACACATCCTGCTCGCGTCCATTCTCCAACACTACTGGACCCAGGGAGAAAACCTCGACCTGCCACGGTTCATCCAGGCCATCCAATCTCCGCCGATCCAGCGCATCGGCGCTCTCGACCTCGATCAGTTCTTCCCCGAAGACAAACGATTCGACCTCGGCATCCGCATCAACAACCTGATCGCATCCCCCGGATTCAGCCAATGGCTCAATGGCTTCCCCCTCGATATCGACCGATTGCTCTATAGTCCGGAAGGCAAACCGCGCATCTCTATCATCTCGATCGCCCACCTCAGCGACTCGGAGCGCATGTTCGTCGTCTCGATGGTGCTCAACCGCATGGTCGAATGGATGCGCCGCCAGTCCGGCACCACCAGCCTGCGCGCGCTGGTCTACATGGATGAAATTTTCGGCTTCCTGCCACCGACCGCCAACCCACCGTCGAAAAAGCCGCTGATGACGCTGCTCAAACAAGCACGTGCCTACGGTGTCGGCACCTTGCTCGCCACGCAGAACCCAGTCGATCTCGACTACAAGGCATTGTCGAATATTGGCACATGGTTCCTGGGAAGGCTCCAAACCGAGCGCGACCAGGCCCGCGTCATGAGCGGACTCGAAGGCGCTGCCTCCAGTCAGGGAGGACAATTCGACCGCAAGGAAATCGAGCAAATGCTCGCATCTCTCAATGGTCGCGAGTTCCTTCTCCACAATGTCCACGCGGGCAGTGACCGGGTCTTCCACACCCGCTGGGCCATGTCCTACTTGGCAGGCCCGCTTTCCCGCCCGCAGATCGAAACGCTCACCGATCCGATACGCGACCGCTTCCGATTCGCCCACCAAGCCCCTCAGCACAGCAACGCACCGGGCAAAACGAAGTCATCGGCGGTGAAACCGCGCACCAACGCCAAAATCGATGAGTATTTCCTCCCCCCTCTCGTCGATGGTGCGGACGACCTTAGCTTCCACCCTTACCTGCTGCGCCAGGCCACCGTGCGCTTTATCGATCCGTCCTCCAGCGAGCCAGTGGAACGCTCGTTCAGTGAGTTGATTCCGCTGGTGAAATCCATCGCAGTCACCGACGAAGATCACCTTGAACCCTTCGACGCCAACGACCGGTTAACCTCCGTCCCTACCGAGGGCATTCCTTTCGAACCTCTGCCCACCGTCGCCTCCGAGAGCCCATTCTTCACCAGCGGTGCCCGCAAATGGAAGGACACGCTCTACCGGAATGAGAGGCTCGATGTGCCCCATTGCCCGGCGCTCGACCTCGAGGCCACCATCGGAGAGTCCCCTGCCCAGTTCCAAATGCGCATCGCCCAAAAGGCGCGGGAGCTTCGCGATGAAACCAAAGACGACCTGCGCCGGAAGTACTCCCGCAAGCTGGAAACATTGGAAGACCGGCTGCGCCGCGCGGAACAAGCCGTCGAACGCGAAGCAGAACAGGCCGCAGAAGCCAAGCGCTCGACCTTGATCGAAGTCGGTATGTCTGTACTTGGTGCCCTTTTCGGCGGGCGTCGGATCACCACGTCACGCCTCGGCACCGCAGGCCGCAAGGTCTCCCGTTCCTACCAACAACACACCGACATCGCCCGCGCCGAGGAAAACCTCGAGGACGCCCAACAAGACCTCGAAGCCATGGAGCGGGAACTCGAGGACGAACTCGCCGCCATCGACGATCGTCTCTCACCAGCCAACCTCGCCATCGAAACCCAACAGGTGAAGCCGCTGAAAAAGAACATCGATGTCACTAGCTACGCCCTCGTCTGGCGCGCTGAGTGA
- a CDS encoding permease, which yields MEKKNRPVFSDDLNFDLAPKPSTPKKKAAGGSCCGGGGKEVDFSVGGTPAKADQPGKREASCCGGGGKKKFDWLMWGSLLVCLAAVVVTVFGLAEAGTKLAQFSHSIAMLLKEMWWGLALGMVAVGVLHDVPREFIISLLGKGNGFRGLLRATFAGLLLDLCNHGILLVGMTLYRRGATLGQTMAFLIASPWNSLSLTLILIALIGLPWTLVFIVCSGVIALSAGWMFERLVGKGVLPENPNRIDLPAGFKFWPEAKAAIKRTKWTPGRLGRVLVQGVKQSGMIVRWLLFGTILAALIRVFVPQEFFGQYFGPSVVGLALTLVAATVIEVCSEGSTPIAADLFNRAGAPGNAFTFLMAGAATDYTEIMVLRETTKSWKISLFLPLLTVPQVLLIAYAMNTLGA from the coding sequence ATGGAAAAGAAAAACCGCCCTGTGTTTAGCGACGATCTGAACTTTGATCTCGCGCCGAAGCCGTCCACGCCGAAGAAGAAGGCGGCTGGTGGTTCGTGTTGTGGAGGAGGGGGCAAGGAGGTTGATTTCTCGGTCGGCGGGACGCCTGCGAAGGCTGATCAACCGGGTAAGCGTGAGGCGTCGTGCTGTGGTGGTGGCGGAAAGAAGAAGTTCGATTGGTTGATGTGGGGATCGCTGCTGGTTTGTCTGGCGGCGGTGGTAGTTACGGTTTTCGGATTGGCGGAAGCCGGGACGAAGCTGGCGCAGTTCAGTCACAGTATTGCGATGCTGTTGAAGGAGATGTGGTGGGGGCTGGCACTGGGGATGGTCGCGGTGGGTGTGTTGCATGACGTGCCGCGTGAGTTCATCATCAGCTTGCTGGGGAAAGGAAATGGGTTCCGCGGATTGTTGCGCGCCACGTTCGCTGGATTGTTGCTGGATCTCTGTAACCACGGGATCCTGCTGGTGGGGATGACGCTTTACCGTCGGGGTGCGACACTTGGGCAGACGATGGCGTTTTTGATCGCGAGCCCGTGGAACTCGTTGTCGCTGACGTTGATTTTGATCGCGCTGATCGGGTTGCCTTGGACCTTGGTTTTTATCGTGTGTTCGGGAGTGATTGCGCTGTCGGCGGGGTGGATGTTTGAGCGACTGGTGGGCAAAGGCGTATTGCCGGAGAACCCGAACCGGATCGATCTGCCGGCTGGGTTCAAGTTCTGGCCGGAGGCGAAGGCCGCGATCAAGCGAACCAAGTGGACGCCGGGGCGCCTTGGCCGTGTGTTGGTGCAAGGAGTGAAACAATCGGGGATGATCGTGCGCTGGTTGTTGTTCGGGACCATCCTCGCCGCATTGATCCGTGTGTTCGTGCCGCAGGAGTTTTTCGGCCAGTACTTTGGTCCGAGTGTGGTCGGGTTGGCGCTGACGCTGGTGGCGGCGACGGTGATCGAGGTGTGCTCCGAGGGCTCTACTCCGATTGCCGCGGATTTGTTCAACCGCGCGGGAGCGCCGGGTAACGCGTTTACGTTTTTGATGGCAGGGGCCGCAACCGATTACACCGAAATCATGGTGCTGCGTGAGACCACCAAGTCGTGGAAGATCTCGTTGTTCCTGCCCTTGCTGACGGTGCCTCAGGTGTTGTTAATCGCGTACGCCATGAATACGCTGGGGGCGTGA
- a CDS encoding Smr/MutS family protein — protein sequence MDCDTNGTDDGQEIPDEVEIPITNELDLHTFRPSEIGELLPAYFDECRARGILTVRVIHGKGTGTLREGVHRLLEKLPEVREFHLAGGGSGGWGATWVYLKEEC from the coding sequence ATGGATTGCGACACAAATGGCACAGACGACGGGCAGGAGATTCCCGATGAGGTGGAGATTCCGATCACCAACGAGCTGGATTTGCACACGTTCCGCCCGTCTGAGATCGGGGAGTTGTTGCCGGCCTACTTTGATGAGTGCCGCGCGCGTGGGATCTTAACGGTCCGCGTGATCCACGGCAAGGGGACTGGGACGTTGCGCGAGGGTGTGCACCGCTTGCTCGAGAAGCTGCCGGAGGTGCGGGAGTTTCACCTGGCGGGCGGAGGCTCCGGAGGCTGGGGCGCTACGTGGGTCTATCTCAAAGAAGAGTGCTAG
- the chrA gene encoding chromate efflux transporter, which translates to MSQSAPTPDAPKFSDALKFWWKLGWISFGGPAGQIAIMHQEIVDKRRWMDDDHFLHALNFCMLLPGPEAMQLATYLGWRLHGVRGGIAAGALFVLPSALLLLGLSWLYMAAGDVTWVKGIFDGLEPAVIAIVLSAMLKIGGKTLRTPALWAIAALSFIGIFFLNISFVLIIAGAAATGLIGARWLPSQFPAKQTPPTDTSGQSLSAHAPLPDVPKPTLGRNLRVLTSGLCIWLVPLIAIGAWLGWNGTHFQEGIFFSKAALITFGGAYAVLPYVAQQAVDIHGWLDHGQMMAGLGLAETTPGPLIMVLQFVGFAGGWQHPPVGMSPLTSGTLAAAVTSWTTFLPCFMFIFLGGPYVESMRNKPAIAAALTAITAAVVGVILNLAIWFALHALDLANGGINGFVAIAATLSFAAMKWLKLDLLWVLAACALAGLGLQLI; encoded by the coding sequence ATGAGCCAATCCGCCCCAACTCCTGACGCTCCCAAATTCTCCGACGCCCTGAAATTCTGGTGGAAACTCGGATGGATCAGCTTCGGCGGCCCCGCCGGACAAATCGCCATCATGCATCAGGAGATCGTCGACAAACGACGCTGGATGGATGACGACCACTTCCTCCACGCCCTCAACTTCTGCATGCTGCTGCCCGGCCCGGAAGCCATGCAGCTCGCCACCTACCTTGGATGGCGCCTTCACGGCGTGCGTGGAGGCATCGCTGCCGGAGCCCTTTTCGTCCTGCCATCCGCACTCCTTTTGCTCGGACTCTCGTGGCTCTACATGGCCGCAGGCGACGTCACCTGGGTGAAGGGCATCTTCGACGGACTCGAACCTGCCGTGATCGCCATCGTCCTGAGCGCGATGCTCAAGATCGGAGGCAAAACCCTGCGCACCCCGGCACTCTGGGCCATCGCCGCGCTCTCGTTTATCGGCATCTTCTTCCTCAACATCTCGTTTGTTCTGATCATCGCCGGAGCTGCCGCCACAGGACTCATCGGCGCACGCTGGCTGCCTTCTCAGTTCCCCGCCAAACAAACACCACCCACAGATACCAGCGGCCAGTCTCTCTCAGCACACGCCCCGTTGCCCGACGTTCCAAAACCAACCCTCGGGCGCAATTTACGGGTCCTCACCAGCGGACTCTGCATCTGGCTCGTCCCATTGATCGCGATCGGCGCATGGCTCGGCTGGAACGGCACGCATTTCCAGGAGGGAATTTTCTTCAGTAAAGCCGCCCTGATCACATTCGGCGGTGCCTACGCGGTGCTGCCCTACGTTGCCCAACAAGCCGTCGACATTCACGGCTGGCTCGATCACGGCCAGATGATGGCGGGGCTCGGATTGGCGGAAACCACTCCCGGCCCGTTGATTATGGTGCTCCAGTTCGTCGGGTTCGCCGGAGGATGGCAACACCCGCCGGTGGGCATGTCGCCATTGACATCCGGCACACTGGCGGCAGCGGTCACCAGTTGGACCACATTCCTCCCCTGCTTCATGTTCATCTTCCTCGGCGGACCCTACGTCGAATCGATGCGTAACAAACCTGCCATCGCTGCGGCACTGACCGCCATCACTGCAGCGGTCGTTGGCGTGATTCTCAATCTCGCCATCTGGTTCGCCCTCCATGCGCTGGATCTAGCCAACGGAGGCATCAACGGGTTCGTCGCTATCGCCGCAACCCTCTCGTTCGCCGCCATGAAATGGCTCAAGCTCGACCTGCTCTGGGTCTTGGCCGCCTGCGCTCTGGCCGGGCTGGGTCTGCAACTGATCTGA
- a CDS encoding 50S ribosomal protein L11 methyltransferase — MFVWSKLSSHQWRDAWEERFHGDGQTNAVITDIKGNKSIRVEVYTETKEQAEAIQEQFGGSVRELKMENWAAMTPPPGKPLFIRDQFIISNASDEAKVAELKAANPKKHFIHIPPELAFGTGDHPTTATCMRLLCDISKEFKRSENPEWSMLDLGTGTGLLAIAATKLGAQPDQVLATDFDPLALKVAKSNAERNETPTITFEESDVTQWEPPRQFRVVAANLFANVLIAGMPAIHKAIEPDGHLIVSGILHSSWPDVEEALLKEGLLINEPIRRGKWVTAHCRKASA, encoded by the coding sequence ATGTTCGTCTGGAGTAAATTATCATCGCACCAATGGCGCGACGCCTGGGAGGAACGCTTCCACGGCGACGGCCAAACCAACGCCGTCATCACCGACATCAAAGGCAACAAATCCATCCGTGTCGAGGTTTACACCGAGACCAAGGAACAGGCCGAAGCAATCCAAGAACAGTTCGGGGGATCTGTACGGGAACTCAAAATGGAGAACTGGGCAGCGATGACCCCGCCTCCGGGCAAACCGTTGTTCATCCGCGACCAGTTCATCATCTCCAACGCGAGCGATGAAGCCAAAGTCGCGGAGCTCAAAGCAGCCAACCCGAAGAAGCACTTCATCCACATCCCACCAGAGCTCGCATTCGGCACCGGTGATCACCCGACCACCGCCACCTGCATGCGCCTGCTTTGCGACATCTCGAAAGAGTTCAAGCGCTCGGAGAATCCGGAATGGTCGATGCTCGATCTGGGAACCGGCACGGGATTGCTCGCCATCGCCGCCACCAAACTCGGTGCCCAGCCCGACCAGGTACTCGCCACAGACTTCGACCCTCTCGCACTCAAAGTCGCCAAGTCGAATGCCGAGCGCAATGAGACGCCGACGATCACATTCGAAGAAAGCGATGTCACCCAGTGGGAGCCACCCCGTCAGTTCCGAGTCGTGGCCGCCAACCTTTTCGCCAACGTGCTCATTGCCGGCATGCCCGCCATCCATAAGGCCATCGAACCTGACGGGCACCTGATCGTCTCGGGCATCCTCCACAGCAGCTGGCCAGACGTGGAAGAAGCGCTGCTCAAAGAGGGGCTCCTCATCAACGAACCGATCCGCCGCGGGAAATGGGTAACCGCCCACTGCCGCAAGGCATCCGCCTGA
- a CDS encoding SprT-like domain-containing protein, which produces MTSSDNQQPIDWQQLTESLQSQVRDKLGGLASPRWATTVRVVFNPRLKSTAGRALPGAALIELNPRLVPIGDEHLLETLWHEAAHLLARKRHPIRRIQPHGAEWQQACTDLGIPGAAATHRLPLPRTRQRPKFLYRCPECGYEIQRVRRIRAEAACHRCCTTHNSGRFDSRFQLTEFALNYP; this is translated from the coding sequence ATGACTTCGAGCGACAATCAGCAACCAATCGACTGGCAACAACTCACCGAGTCACTTCAATCCCAAGTCAGGGACAAACTCGGTGGGTTGGCCTCTCCCCGCTGGGCAACCACCGTCCGGGTCGTCTTCAACCCACGACTCAAGTCCACCGCAGGCCGCGCCCTGCCGGGGGCTGCGTTGATCGAGTTGAACCCACGGCTGGTCCCAATCGGCGACGAGCATTTGCTCGAAACCTTGTGGCACGAAGCCGCTCATCTCCTCGCACGAAAGCGCCACCCGATCCGCCGCATCCAGCCCCACGGCGCCGAGTGGCAACAAGCCTGCACGGACCTGGGGATACCAGGCGCCGCCGCAACCCATCGGCTGCCATTGCCCCGCACCCGCCAGCGCCCGAAGTTCCTCTACCGCTGCCCGGAGTGCGGATACGAAATCCAACGGGTGCGTAGAATCCGGGCCGAGGCCGCCTGCCACCGCTGCTGCACTACCCACAACAGCGGCCGCTTCGACTCGCGCTTTCAGCTCACCGAGTTCGCGCTCAATTATCCGTAA
- a CDS encoding ribonuclease H-like domain-containing protein: protein MAKDIVYFDLETQRSANDVGGWNFKDRMGMSVGVTYSTASGEYKMYAESEANELIQQLLNADLVVGYNHLYFDYAVLQGYYAFDILSQTNNLDMMVSIEKQCGIRPKLDSVAEASLGAGKTAEGLQAIKWWREGKLKEIAEYCAYDVKVTRYVHEYGVENGFIKFKDKAGHDVKVDVPW, encoded by the coding sequence ATGGCTAAAGACATCGTCTACTTCGACCTCGAAACCCAGCGCTCCGCCAACGATGTCGGCGGATGGAACTTCAAAGACCGCATGGGCATGTCAGTCGGCGTTACCTACAGCACCGCCAGCGGCGAATATAAAATGTACGCCGAGAGTGAAGCAAACGAGTTGATTCAACAACTCCTCAACGCCGATCTCGTCGTCGGCTACAACCACCTCTATTTCGACTACGCCGTGCTCCAAGGCTATTACGCCTTCGACATCCTCAGCCAAACCAACAACCTCGACATGATGGTCAGCATTGAAAAACAATGCGGCATCAGACCGAAACTCGACTCCGTGGCTGAAGCATCCCTCGGTGCAGGAAAAACCGCAGAAGGCCTCCAGGCAATCAAATGGTGGCGCGAAGGCAAGTTGAAGGAAATCGCAGAGTACTGCGCCTACGACGTCAAAGTCACCCGCTACGTCCACGAGTACGGTGTGGAGAATGGCTTTATCAAGTTCAAGGACAAGGCCGGACACGATGTAAAAGTCGACGTCCCTTGGTAA
- a CDS encoding molybdenum cofactor carrier protein: MPPHPAVNRLPIIGVMGSGSFSYDHLAHDVGTVLAGEGVHLLTGGGEGIMEAVSRSFVKARFQGQGRVLGVIPGNSNGTLHPSHENYPNPWVEIPIYTHLPLTGITGTSTMSRNHINILTSQVLIFLPGSAGTASEHTLAQQYNKPMIGYFPEGLVPPFWNDDYPTASSPEQLTVWLRKTLQSLWKL, translated from the coding sequence ATGCCTCCGCACCCCGCCGTTAACCGCCTGCCAATCATCGGCGTCATGGGCTCAGGATCGTTCTCCTACGATCACCTCGCTCATGATGTGGGCACCGTCTTGGCTGGCGAGGGCGTGCACCTCCTCACCGGCGGAGGGGAGGGCATCATGGAAGCCGTCTCACGCTCATTCGTGAAAGCCCGTTTCCAAGGACAGGGCCGCGTCCTCGGGGTCATCCCTGGCAACAGCAACGGTACCCTCCACCCGTCTCACGAAAACTATCCTAACCCATGGGTGGAAATCCCCATCTACACCCATCTGCCTCTCACAGGCATCACGGGAACATCGACGATGTCCCGCAACCATATCAATATCCTGACGAGTCAGGTTTTGATCTTCCTTCCGGGCAGCGCAGGCACCGCCTCTGAGCACACATTGGCCCAACAATATAATAAGCCAATGATCGGCTACTTCCCCGAAGGCCTCGTGCCTCCGTTCTGGAATGACGATTACCCCACCGCATCGTCCCCGGAACAACTCACCGTCTGGCTCCGGAAAACGCTTCAATCGTTATGGAAATTATAA
- a CDS encoding LysR family transcriptional regulator yields MHIETLKVFCDIAATGSFSAAAERNLLTQSAVSQKMRGLEKHFGVQLIDRGKPVSLTDEGRVFLKSAERILDAYGEIPERLLKASGVPRGEVRVATVPNIGLYDLAEVRAGFAEKYPSLVVKTSYLAWEHGYEAVAEDQVDFALVPYPEKREGFTVETVWHEKLVLVCPKTHRLARHGVVNVRDLRGERFVWYAADRVSSVVLEEILKKANVDLDIVIQVRNPDAAKRAIAIEGVVGFLPESSIHDEAQELSLSVVELSSADFWLPIGIVRKKGAEMSLAAAELITVLRDRGEPVDASGDK; encoded by the coding sequence ATGCACATTGAGACGTTAAAAGTATTTTGCGATATCGCGGCCACCGGAAGCTTTTCTGCTGCAGCCGAGCGCAATTTGCTGACCCAGAGCGCGGTGAGCCAGAAGATGCGTGGGTTGGAGAAGCATTTTGGCGTGCAGTTGATTGATCGGGGGAAGCCGGTTTCGTTGACGGATGAGGGCAGGGTGTTTTTGAAGTCTGCGGAACGAATTTTAGACGCTTATGGCGAGATCCCTGAGCGCCTGCTGAAGGCGAGTGGTGTGCCGCGAGGGGAAGTGCGTGTTGCGACCGTGCCGAATATTGGCCTCTACGACTTGGCTGAAGTGCGGGCTGGTTTCGCTGAGAAGTACCCTTCTCTTGTGGTAAAGACCAGCTATCTGGCGTGGGAACACGGCTACGAAGCGGTGGCGGAGGATCAGGTGGATTTTGCCTTGGTTCCTTATCCGGAAAAACGTGAAGGCTTCACGGTAGAGACCGTGTGGCACGAGAAGCTGGTGTTGGTTTGCCCGAAGACTCATCGCTTGGCTCGGCATGGCGTAGTGAATGTCCGTGACCTGAGGGGCGAGCGCTTCGTCTGGTACGCGGCCGACCGCGTCTCAAGTGTCGTGCTGGAGGAGATCTTGAAGAAAGCGAATGTCGATTTGGATATCGTCATTCAAGTGCGGAACCCGGATGCGGCCAAGCGAGCAATCGCGATTGAGGGCGTGGTGGGCTTCTTGCCTGAGAGCTCTATACACGACGAAGCGCAGGAGCTCTCGCTGAGTGTGGTTGAGTTGAGCTCGGCTGACTTCTGGTTGCCGATTGGGATCGTGCGAAAGAAGGGGGCTGAGATGTCGCTGGCTGCCGCCGAGTTGATCACTGTGTTGAGGGACCGGGGCGAACCAGTGGACGCCTCGGGCGACAAGTGA